Proteins from a genomic interval of Marmoricola sp. OAE513:
- a CDS encoding PD-(D/E)XK nuclease family protein has protein sequence MSISASTLESLSVCPTQWFLSREAGGVTASHQAANLGNLVHALAERVAIGEIEAGPDDVDVLMDHVEQVWDRLQFRTPWSRAREHARVRAALARFLRWHHENPRRLVGVEQRFTAEVELADGVRVVLHGYADRLELDAEGNVVVVDLKTGRGMPSKPQVAGNQQLALYQYAVDSGAVDVSVADALGVPPVALRSGGAELLQLGQEDEATTPVVQPQEVADPEGQGRADLRAGLARTAALIRAESFPAVAGPHCEHCDFVAVCPAKSAGPVVG, from the coding sequence GTGTCCATCTCGGCGAGCACGCTGGAGTCGTTGTCGGTCTGCCCGACGCAGTGGTTCCTCAGCCGTGAGGCGGGCGGGGTCACTGCCTCGCACCAGGCCGCCAACCTCGGCAACCTGGTGCACGCCCTGGCAGAACGGGTGGCGATCGGTGAGATCGAGGCGGGACCTGACGACGTGGACGTCCTGATGGACCACGTCGAGCAGGTGTGGGACCGGTTGCAGTTTCGGACGCCCTGGTCGCGAGCGCGTGAGCACGCCCGCGTCCGCGCGGCGCTCGCCCGGTTCCTGAGGTGGCACCACGAGAACCCGCGGCGCCTCGTCGGGGTCGAGCAGCGGTTCACCGCCGAGGTCGAGCTGGCCGACGGTGTCCGCGTCGTCCTGCACGGGTACGCCGACCGCCTGGAGCTCGATGCGGAGGGCAACGTCGTGGTGGTCGACCTGAAGACCGGGCGGGGGATGCCCTCCAAGCCGCAGGTGGCGGGCAACCAGCAGCTCGCCCTCTACCAGTACGCCGTCGACAGCGGCGCGGTCGACGTGTCGGTCGCCGACGCCCTCGGGGTGCCGCCCGTCGCCCTGCGCAGCGGGGGTGCCGAGCTCCTCCAGCTCGGGCAGGAGGACGAGGCCACCACCCCGGTCGTGCAGCCGCAGGAGGTCGCCGACCCCGAGGGCCAGGGTCGGGCCGACCTGCGTGCGGGCCTCGCCCGTACGGCGGCGCTGATCAGAGCCGAGTCGTTCCCGGCTGTTGCCGGACCGCACTGCGAGCACTGCGACTTCGTCGCGGTGTGCCCTGCCAAGAGCGCCGGGCCGGTGGTCGGATGA
- a CDS encoding ATP-dependent DNA helicase: MSTPAQVPVDIRTPEDLQRAMQADFAPSPQQWAAISAPLEPAVVIAGAGSGKTTLMAARVVYLVLTGQVRPEEVLGLTFTTKAAAELRERIRQALVKSGGLPRATADGDEVLEPTVITYNAYAATLLTDHGLRIGHEPDTRVITDASRFQLGARAVDRFTGDVSHLSDHPPTVIQNLLALESAMSEHLVEEDDVRRVDSEALAGFTAEIAAEVAGKARKTYLSEMQKAVHAINRRTELLGLVAAYRRLKADLGLMDFSDQIALGARLAAEQPEVGALERGRFKVVMLDEYQDTSVAQATMLARLFSGADVASGRGHAVTAVGDPNQAIYGWRGASVSNILNFADTFPAADGGEVPVLPLTVNRRSDSKILDVANVLARPLYDALPQVLPLEPKPGAAEGRVGVDVFTTHAEELDWLVGEVRSSHDGAWSDIGVLTRDNSHAEQVFDALTAAGIPVEIVGLSGLLRLPEIAEVVAVLHLLHDVTANAAMLTLLTGPRWAIGLRDLRLLATRAGQIAGRSGRSGPEQTILDQLGEIADGVDPAELPALSDALEDPGDLAYSDQARVRFDLLAAELRMLRRAVGEPLLDVVRRIIDVTGVDVELASSTSPAAAARRDNLDLFVKGVAEFQSVDGGVTLPALLAYLTAEDDQGNGLDIATPTLADSVKLLTVHRSKGLEWASVFLVGVCETRFPSNRSRTLWTSSPAVLPGPLRGDAADLPQLNGYDKAALDAYRQDTRDHGQTEELRLGYVAFTRAAHRLSVSSYLWTSRATAFGPSAYQVVVKEYLERRGEVVDRWLEKPEKGSPNPYGDVDTSRPWPPSGPGEEVRRRLDAAARVHAADPTAPDEDLDMVEAARVADWDAEIDRLVEEARTEVADVIDVPLPASLSATAFARLRQDESGYLRDLARPMPRQPSPAARFGTRFHAWVESRFGQQGLLDPDELADRGDTGIEDDGDLAEVVEAFEAGPFADRVPHAVEAPFALVLDGQVIRGRIDAVFAEPDGRWLVVDWKTSRAATADPLQLAVYRVAWADLMGVAVDRVQAAFVFVRTGRIVVPEGLPGRKELTRLLRSGVEED, encoded by the coding sequence ATGAGCACCCCTGCTCAGGTCCCCGTGGACATCCGGACCCCTGAGGACCTGCAGCGAGCGATGCAGGCCGACTTCGCTCCGAGCCCCCAGCAGTGGGCTGCGATCTCAGCGCCGCTCGAGCCTGCCGTCGTGATCGCCGGCGCCGGTTCGGGCAAGACGACCCTGATGGCGGCGCGGGTGGTGTACCTGGTGCTCACGGGGCAGGTCCGTCCCGAGGAGGTTCTCGGCCTCACGTTCACGACGAAGGCCGCCGCCGAGCTGCGGGAGCGGATCCGGCAAGCGCTGGTGAAGTCCGGTGGGCTGCCGCGGGCCACGGCGGACGGCGACGAGGTCCTCGAACCGACCGTGATCACCTACAACGCCTACGCAGCGACGCTCCTGACCGACCACGGCCTGCGGATCGGTCATGAGCCCGACACCCGGGTCATCACCGACGCGTCCCGGTTCCAGCTCGGGGCGCGGGCGGTGGACCGCTTCACCGGAGACGTCTCGCACCTGTCCGACCATCCGCCGACGGTCATCCAGAACCTGCTCGCGCTGGAGTCCGCGATGAGCGAGCACCTCGTCGAGGAGGACGACGTCCGCCGGGTCGACAGCGAGGCTCTTGCCGGGTTCACGGCCGAGATCGCTGCCGAGGTTGCGGGGAAGGCGCGGAAGACCTACCTGAGCGAGATGCAGAAGGCCGTGCACGCGATCAACCGGCGGACCGAGCTGCTCGGGCTGGTGGCGGCGTACAGGAGGCTCAAGGCGGACCTCGGCCTGATGGACTTCTCCGACCAGATCGCGCTGGGTGCGCGTCTCGCAGCTGAGCAGCCGGAGGTCGGTGCTCTCGAACGGGGCAGGTTCAAGGTCGTGATGCTCGACGAGTACCAGGACACCTCGGTCGCCCAGGCCACCATGCTCGCGCGCTTGTTCTCCGGCGCCGACGTGGCGAGTGGACGCGGCCACGCGGTGACGGCCGTCGGCGATCCCAACCAGGCGATCTACGGGTGGCGCGGTGCCTCGGTCTCGAACATCCTCAACTTCGCCGACACCTTCCCCGCGGCCGACGGGGGCGAGGTCCCCGTGCTGCCGCTGACCGTGAACAGGCGGTCGGACTCCAAGATCCTCGACGTCGCGAACGTTCTCGCGCGGCCGCTGTACGACGCGCTGCCGCAGGTGCTGCCGCTCGAACCGAAACCGGGCGCCGCCGAGGGGAGGGTCGGCGTCGACGTCTTCACCACGCACGCCGAGGAGCTCGACTGGTTGGTGGGGGAGGTCCGGTCCTCCCACGACGGAGCCTGGTCCGACATCGGCGTCCTCACCCGCGACAACAGCCACGCCGAGCAGGTCTTCGACGCGCTCACCGCGGCCGGGATCCCGGTCGAGATCGTCGGCCTGTCAGGGCTGCTGCGGCTCCCGGAGATCGCCGAGGTCGTCGCAGTACTGCACCTGCTCCACGACGTGACGGCGAATGCCGCGATGCTCACCCTCCTCACCGGTCCGAGGTGGGCCATCGGACTGCGGGACCTGCGCCTGCTGGCGACCCGCGCGGGCCAGATCGCTGGTCGCTCCGGCCGGTCCGGCCCCGAACAGACCATCCTCGACCAGCTCGGCGAGATCGCTGACGGCGTCGACCCGGCCGAGCTGCCGGCACTGTCGGATGCGCTGGAGGACCCGGGCGACCTCGCCTACTCCGACCAGGCACGGGTCCGGTTCGACCTTCTCGCCGCGGAGCTGCGGATGCTTCGTCGAGCTGTCGGCGAACCGTTGCTGGACGTGGTTCGTCGGATCATCGACGTCACGGGGGTCGACGTCGAGCTGGCTTCCTCAACGAGTCCTGCTGCCGCGGCACGCCGCGACAACCTCGACCTGTTCGTCAAGGGTGTCGCCGAGTTCCAGTCGGTCGACGGCGGCGTCACCCTGCCCGCGCTGCTCGCCTACCTGACGGCCGAGGACGATCAGGGCAACGGCCTCGACATCGCGACGCCGACGCTTGCGGACTCCGTGAAGCTGCTGACCGTGCACCGGTCGAAAGGCCTGGAGTGGGCGAGCGTCTTCCTGGTCGGCGTGTGCGAGACGCGCTTCCCCTCGAACAGGTCGCGGACCCTGTGGACCTCCTCGCCGGCGGTGCTCCCGGGTCCGCTCCGTGGTGATGCCGCGGACCTGCCGCAGCTGAACGGTTACGACAAGGCGGCGCTCGACGCGTACCGGCAGGACACGCGCGACCACGGGCAGACCGAGGAGCTGCGGCTCGGGTACGTGGCGTTCACCCGCGCGGCCCACCGGCTGAGCGTGTCGTCGTACCTGTGGACGTCCCGGGCGACGGCGTTCGGACCCTCGGCGTACCAGGTGGTCGTGAAGGAGTACCTGGAGCGTCGCGGCGAGGTCGTGGACCGCTGGTTGGAGAAACCGGAGAAGGGCAGCCCCAACCCGTACGGCGACGTCGACACCTCGCGTCCGTGGCCCCCCTCGGGCCCCGGAGAGGAGGTGCGCCGACGCTTGGACGCAGCTGCGCGCGTGCACGCCGCCGACCCCACCGCACCCGACGAGGACCTCGACATGGTCGAGGCTGCGAGGGTTGCCGACTGGGACGCCGAGATCGACCGGTTGGTCGAGGAAGCGCGGACCGAGGTCGCCGACGTGATCGACGTCCCGCTCCCAGCGAGCCTGTCTGCGACTGCGTTCGCCCGACTGCGGCAGGACGAGTCCGGTTACCTGCGTGACCTGGCTCGCCCGATGCCGCGTCAGCCGTCACCGGCTGCACGGTTCGGGACTCGGTTCCATGCCTGGGTCGAGTCGCGTTTCGGCCAGCAAGGTCTGCTCGACCCTGACGAGCTCGCCGACCGCGGGGACACCGGCATCGAGGACGACGGCGATCTCGCCGAGGTCGTCGAAGCCTTCGAGGCCGGCCCGTTCGCGGACCGCGTCCCGCATGCGGTCGAGGCACCGTTCGCCCTCGTCCTGGACGGCCAGGTCATCCGAGGTCGCATCGACGCCGTGTTCGCCGAGCCGGACGGACGTTGGCTGGTGGTCGACTGGAAGACCAGCCGAGCAGCAACTGCCGACCCTCTCCAGCTCGCGGTCTACCGGGTCGCGTGGGCTGACCTGATGGGTGTCGCCGTCGACCGGGTGCAGGCCGCTTTCGTGTTCGTCAGGACCGGCCGCATCGTCGTGCCAGAGGGACTTCCCGGGCGCAAGGAGCTGACTCGTCTGCTGCGCTCCGGCGTGGAGGAGGACTGA
- the deoD gene encoding purine-nucleoside phosphorylase encodes MSTHIGAASGQIAPTVLLPGDPLRAKWIAETFLEDAVCYSEVRGMYGFTGTWNGAPVSVQGSGMGQPSMAIYVNELFAEYDVRQVVRVGSCGALTTDVAIRDVVLASGACTDSSMNRHRFLGLDYAPVADFGLLRAAAAAAEARPDVTSHVGLIYSSDSFYNPRAAELGKPLVDHGVLAVEMEASSLYTLAASYKRKALAICTVSDHIVTGEETTAVERQETFGAMVEIALAAALG; translated from the coding sequence ATGAGCACGCACATCGGCGCCGCCTCCGGCCAGATCGCTCCGACCGTCCTGCTGCCCGGAGACCCGCTGCGCGCGAAGTGGATCGCTGAGACCTTTCTCGAGGATGCGGTGTGCTACTCCGAGGTGCGCGGCATGTACGGCTTCACCGGTACCTGGAACGGCGCCCCGGTGTCGGTGCAGGGCTCGGGGATGGGTCAACCCTCGATGGCGATCTACGTCAACGAGCTCTTCGCCGAGTACGACGTGCGGCAGGTAGTCCGCGTCGGCTCGTGCGGGGCGCTGACCACGGACGTGGCGATCCGGGACGTCGTGCTGGCCTCGGGCGCGTGCACCGACTCGTCCATGAACCGGCATCGCTTCCTCGGCCTCGACTACGCACCGGTGGCGGACTTCGGACTGCTGCGCGCGGCTGCAGCAGCCGCCGAGGCGCGGCCCGACGTGACGAGCCACGTCGGTCTGATCTACTCCTCGGACTCGTTCTACAACCCGCGGGCCGCGGAGCTCGGGAAACCGCTTGTCGACCACGGAGTCCTCGCGGTCGAGATGGAGGCGTCCTCGCTGTACACGCTGGCGGCGTCGTACAAGCGCAAGGCGCTGGCTATCTGCACCGTGTCCGACCACATCGTCACCGGCGAGGAGACCACGGCCGTCGAGCGGCAGGAGACGTTCGGTGCGATGGTCGAGATCGCCCTGGCGGCCGCGCTGGGGTGA